A single genomic interval of halophilic archaeon DL31 harbors:
- a CDS encoding protein of unknown function DUF555 (PFAM: Uncharacterised protein family UPF0212~KEGG: htu:Htur_2443 protein of unknown function DUF555) translates to MDCRVVLEAAVPVYDVATPEAAVGAAISKLAGLLNPEMDDVDIEPRDQRSPRGAEIPPATVAAGDGLVALELGMTVYAVENEEHAVRIARSEIGQRLEGIPLERLSCTVLGAEPEDEGGPKETPQATAADEGQLLPEFEEMVERNQE, encoded by the coding sequence ATGGATTGCCGAGTCGTTCTGGAGGCCGCAGTGCCTGTCTACGATGTGGCCACGCCCGAGGCGGCCGTCGGCGCCGCCATCTCGAAACTGGCCGGGCTGCTGAACCCGGAGATGGACGATGTCGACATCGAACCCCGTGACCAGCGGTCGCCCCGCGGCGCAGAAATCCCGCCTGCGACCGTTGCTGCCGGCGACGGGTTGGTCGCGCTCGAACTCGGGATGACCGTGTACGCGGTCGAGAACGAGGAGCACGCTGTCCGAATCGCGCGCTCGGAAATCGGGCAACGACTGGAGGGAATCCCGTTAGAGCGACTTTCCTGTACCGTTCTTGGAGCGGAGCCCGAAGACGAAGGTGGCCCTAAAGAGACTCCACAAGCGACAGCTGCGGATGAGGGCCAGTTGCTCCCCGAATTCGAGGAGATGGTGGAGCGAAATCAGGAGTAA
- a CDS encoding deoxyribose-phosphate aldolase/phospho-2-dehydro-3-deoxyheptonate aldolase (PFAM: Deoxyribose-phosphate aldolase/phospho-2-dehydro-3-deoxyheptonate aldolase~KEGG: hje:HacjB3_11450 fructose-bisphosphate aldolase) produces MIPGATDSISRDGKLLILAYDHGLEHGPVDFDPVPESMNPEHVFDIATHDAVTALAVGKGVAEAHYPEYEADVNLLAKLNGTSNLWMGEHDSAVNWSVDYAKELGADAVGFTLYGGSNYEVEMAEEFRDAQEAARDNDMSVVMWSYPRGQGVKNDTSSSTISYAARLGLELGADVAKIKYPGDPDAMAHACDAAASTDVVMSGGSKADDEAFLTTVKEAMDAGAKGLAVGRNVFQRENPEAILDGLEKVIFEETSVEEALAAVNDNGTQATLD; encoded by the coding sequence ATGATTCCCGGCGCAACTGATTCGATCTCCCGCGATGGTAAACTCCTGATTCTGGCCTACGACCACGGGCTCGAACACGGCCCCGTCGACTTCGACCCGGTGCCGGAGTCGATGAACCCCGAGCACGTCTTCGATATCGCGACCCACGACGCCGTCACCGCACTGGCGGTCGGCAAAGGAGTCGCGGAGGCCCACTACCCAGAGTACGAGGCGGACGTGAATCTGCTCGCCAAACTCAACGGTACCTCCAACCTCTGGATGGGCGAGCACGACTCCGCAGTCAACTGGTCCGTCGACTACGCGAAGGAACTGGGCGCCGACGCAGTTGGCTTCACGCTCTACGGTGGCTCCAACTACGAGGTGGAGATGGCCGAGGAGTTCCGCGACGCACAGGAGGCCGCCCGCGACAACGACATGAGCGTCGTGATGTGGTCCTACCCACGCGGGCAGGGCGTGAAGAACGACACCAGTTCCTCAACAATCTCCTATGCGGCCCGCCTCGGCCTGGAACTCGGTGCCGACGTAGCGAAGATTAAGTACCCCGGCGACCCCGATGCGATGGCTCACGCCTGCGACGCTGCCGCGTCGACGGACGTAGTGATGTCCGGCGGCTCCAAGGCCGACGACGAGGCGTTCCTCACGACCGTCAAAGAGGCGATGGACGCGGGCGCAAAAGGCCTCGCTGTGGGGCGGAACGTCTTCCAGCGTGAGAACCCCGAAGCCATCCTCGATGGCCTCGAGAAGGTCATCTTCGAGGAGACGTCTGTCGAGGAGGCGCTCGCCGCGGTCAACGACAACGGGACGCAGGCGACGCTCGACTGA
- a CDS encoding hypothetical protein (KEGG: hvo:HVO_1445 hypothetical protein) — protein MPKTTARARLAVIKLLHSTQSFKYLGFALYPRTVTRLLEHLAGETGEREVPAVETATDLKFVGPATGKAIDGAGFTAEDIVEKSVSYSMLLEAGVNPGVAAKIRRFHSLSWSFETNGDLNRRSEQVRGLQDDERAWVAESGIGDDTDEDSTTPAAEPPTSQEADDEAAWVENASREHDESSADGGESDDAKKDADEETAWVADSGAGSSSTSSATADGSGDPLAAEAAWRERSKPTPLTEVSGIDENYNGQLAEAGVTSVRSLATASPELLSDVTDIPERKLQKWHHEASRLAD, from the coding sequence ATGCCGAAAACAACCGCCAGAGCGCGTCTCGCGGTTATCAAACTGTTGCACTCTACACAAAGCTTCAAGTATCTTGGGTTCGCGCTTTATCCCAGAACCGTGACCCGCCTACTGGAGCATCTGGCCGGGGAGACGGGCGAGCGCGAGGTTCCGGCGGTCGAAACGGCGACCGACCTGAAGTTCGTGGGCCCGGCTACCGGCAAGGCTATCGACGGCGCGGGATTCACCGCAGAGGACATCGTCGAGAAGAGCGTCTCCTACAGCATGCTGTTGGAAGCGGGTGTCAATCCGGGTGTGGCTGCGAAGATCCGTCGGTTTCATTCGCTCTCGTGGTCGTTCGAGACAAACGGAGATCTGAATCGGCGTTCCGAGCAGGTCCGCGGGCTCCAAGACGACGAACGCGCCTGGGTCGCCGAGAGCGGTATCGGTGACGACACCGACGAGGACAGCACGACGCCGGCGGCCGAACCGCCCACCTCCCAAGAAGCCGACGACGAGGCAGCGTGGGTGGAGAACGCGTCCCGAGAACACGACGAATCATCTGCTGACGGGGGCGAGAGCGACGATGCGAAGAAGGATGCGGACGAAGAGACTGCCTGGGTTGCTGATTCCGGTGCAGGTTCCAGTTCGACAAGTTCTGCGACGGCTGACGGGAGCGGCGACCCGCTTGCGGCCGAAGCGGCCTGGCGCGAGCGCTCGAAGCCGACCCCACTGACGGAGGTGTCGGGCATCGATGAGAACTACAACGGCCAACTGGCCGAAGCAGGCGTCACCTCCGTTCGCTCGCTCGCGACCGCCAGCCCCGAACTCCTCTCGGACGTGACGGACATACCGGAGCGCAAACTCCAGAAGTGGCACCACGAAGCGAGCCGGTTGGCCGACTGA
- a CDS encoding peptidase S1 and S6 chymotrypsin/Hap (PFAM: Peptidase S1/S6, chymotrypsin/Hap~KEGG: hma:rrnAC0296 serine protease HtrA): MDASRRQFLAAAGSGLAAFAGCTAPSSPTDEPFAALYEDISPSVVRLRVYGENGPVGEGSGWLYAADTIVTNAHVVAGTETTRVQFANGEWATAELLGADTYSDLAVLSVSVSEADAEPLSLVEEQAPIGTRVAAIGSPLGLGGSMTTGIVSGQNRSLRSVNNFTIADGVQTDAALNPGNSGGPLVTLDGEVAGVVTQAGGENVGFAVSAALTQRVIPELIASGSYDHPYLGVVIRTVTPLLAEANDLKQARGVYVDRVPAEGPGAGVLEGSSGQTTVGGARLPTGGDVIVALDGTPVATTGELGSYLALETSPGDEIEVAVIRAGERQTVTFTLGTRPDPR, encoded by the coding sequence ATGGACGCGTCACGCCGCCAGTTCCTCGCGGCCGCGGGCAGCGGGCTCGCGGCGTTCGCGGGCTGTACCGCGCCGTCGAGCCCGACCGACGAGCCGTTCGCTGCCCTCTACGAGGACATTTCTCCCTCAGTCGTTCGGCTCCGGGTCTACGGTGAAAACGGCCCTGTCGGTGAGGGCTCGGGCTGGCTCTACGCTGCGGACACCATCGTCACGAACGCACACGTCGTCGCCGGCACGGAGACGACCCGCGTACAGTTCGCCAACGGCGAGTGGGCGACCGCCGAACTGCTGGGCGCGGACACCTACAGCGACTTGGCGGTGCTTTCGGTCTCCGTCTCGGAAGCAGACGCCGAACCGCTTTCGCTGGTCGAGGAACAAGCGCCAATCGGCACTCGGGTGGCCGCCATCGGCTCCCCGCTGGGGCTGGGCGGGTCGATGACGACGGGAATCGTCTCGGGCCAGAATCGGTCCCTCCGGTCGGTCAACAACTTCACCATCGCCGATGGGGTCCAGACTGACGCTGCACTCAACCCCGGCAACAGCGGCGGGCCACTGGTCACGCTCGACGGCGAAGTTGCCGGGGTCGTGACGCAGGCTGGTGGGGAGAACGTCGGGTTCGCAGTCAGCGCCGCGCTCACGCAGCGGGTGATTCCGGAACTGATCGCGTCGGGCAGTTACGACCATCCATACCTGGGTGTGGTCATCCGAACCGTCACGCCGCTGCTCGCTGAAGCGAACGACCTCAAGCAAGCCCGTGGGGTGTACGTGGACCGCGTGCCGGCGGAGGGCCCCGGTGCGGGGGTGCTGGAGGGCTCCTCGGGCCAGACGACGGTGGGCGGGGCCCGCCTACCAACTGGCGGCGACGTGATTGTCGCGCTCGACGGGACGCCCGTCGCGACAACCGGGGAACTTGGCAGCTATCTCGCGCTGGAGACGAGTCCAGGCGACGAGATTGAGGTGGCCGTGATTCGTGCTGGTGAGCGCCAGACCGTGACGTTCACGCTCGGCACGCGGCCGGACCCGCGCTGA
- a CDS encoding protein of unknown function DUF147 (PFAM: DNA integrity scanning protein, DisA, N-terminal~KEGG: hbo:Hbor_15520 hypothetical protein), with amino-acid sequence MLTPADLLEDLTAELDAVFVFSPNSGYYERFEALEEPVVVVAPENVVEAETYVELPLEFENIRDCIRFGIEGAMDRSIVEDGDTVACVVTVFEDDHDAVVRARVNESMHSGVYDLFANSRADPGVIRDVFEVAIELGKKGQKGKPVGALFVTGDAGKVMNKSRPLSYNPFEKSHVHVGDPIVNVMLKEFSRLDGAFVVSDSGKIVSAYRYLEPGAEGVDIPKGLGARHMAGAAITKATNATAIVLSESDGLVRAFKGGEIILEIDPEDY; translated from the coding sequence ATGCTGACTCCTGCAGATCTCCTCGAGGACCTGACAGCCGAACTCGACGCTGTGTTCGTGTTCTCCCCAAACAGCGGCTACTACGAGCGATTCGAGGCGTTAGAGGAGCCAGTCGTCGTCGTCGCTCCCGAGAACGTCGTCGAGGCCGAAACGTACGTAGAGCTCCCGCTGGAGTTCGAAAACATCCGCGACTGTATCCGGTTCGGTATCGAAGGGGCGATGGACCGGAGCATCGTCGAGGACGGCGACACCGTCGCTTGCGTGGTCACCGTCTTCGAAGACGACCACGATGCAGTCGTACGCGCCCGGGTCAACGAGTCGATGCACTCGGGAGTCTACGATCTGTTCGCCAACTCGCGTGCGGATCCGGGCGTCATCCGTGACGTGTTCGAGGTCGCTATCGAACTGGGCAAGAAAGGCCAGAAGGGCAAGCCCGTTGGCGCGCTGTTCGTCACCGGCGACGCCGGAAAAGTGATGAACAAATCCCGGCCACTCAGCTACAACCCCTTCGAGAAATCCCACGTCCACGTGGGCGACCCCATTGTGAACGTGATGCTGAAGGAGTTCTCCCGGCTGGACGGCGCGTTCGTCGTCAGCGACTCGGGCAAAATCGTCTCGGCGTACCGCTACCTCGAGCCCGGCGCGGAGGGCGTCGATATTCCGAAGGGGCTGGGCGCGCGCCACATGGCCGGCGCAGCCATCACCAAGGCGACCAACGCCACCGCCATCGTGCTGTCCGAATCCGACGGCCTCGTCCGGGCGTTCAAGGGTGGTGAAATCATCCTGGAGATTGATCCGGAGGACTACTGA
- a CDS encoding protein of unknown function UPF0118 (PFAM: Uncharacterised protein family UPF0118~KEGG: hma:rrnAC3369 hypothetical protein) gives MNEKRFVIALFGIALAAVIGYLAQRFIAPLTVSVFLYYSTRRYFKSLRRLRLPAPVRAATVLASLAVPLLLLISYATVLLVLETRSFVVEYDLLDLATMNFEWLDGIQRIPEFSVGGLYAAYQSGNLTLFIDFASEHASLLTTLVSGFFLNLFIVIIVTYYLLIDGRHIRDWLLRFDDEAIIRTYLEAVDEELESVLLGNLLNVIAISLIAIAAFIGYNALVPSAVEVPYPALAGTLTGIASLIPVVGMKIVYLPLTAIAALPVVIGGADQGLLVYIVGLLLVAAVVVDTIPDLVLRPLLSGENTHVGLLMLAYTLGPVVLGFYGLFFAPIVLVVGLTFADTALPQLLGAEEESGLSADQMRLTDFGVSQKRSLWDRVRRGEASVRDRI, from the coding sequence ATGAACGAAAAGCGATTCGTTATCGCCCTCTTCGGTATTGCCCTCGCAGCGGTCATCGGCTATCTCGCCCAGCGGTTCATCGCGCCGCTCACCGTCTCGGTGTTCCTCTACTACTCCACCCGCCGCTACTTCAAATCGCTGCGACGGCTCCGCCTCCCTGCACCGGTCCGAGCGGCGACGGTTCTGGCGTCGCTCGCGGTCCCGCTGCTGTTGCTCATCAGCTACGCGACGGTGCTGCTTGTGCTCGAGACGCGGTCGTTCGTCGTCGAGTACGACCTGCTCGACCTGGCGACCATGAACTTCGAGTGGCTCGACGGCATCCAGCGCATCCCAGAGTTCTCCGTCGGCGGGCTCTACGCTGCGTATCAGTCCGGCAACCTCACGCTGTTCATCGACTTCGCCAGCGAGCACGCGAGCCTGCTCACGACGCTGGTGTCTGGGTTCTTCCTCAACCTCTTCATCGTCATCATCGTCACCTACTACCTGCTTATCGACGGCCGCCACATCCGCGACTGGCTTCTCCGATTCGACGATGAGGCCATCATCCGTACCTACCTTGAAGCGGTCGACGAGGAACTCGAGTCGGTGCTGCTGGGTAACCTCCTCAACGTCATCGCCATTTCGCTCATCGCAATCGCGGCGTTCATCGGCTACAACGCGCTGGTCCCCTCGGCTGTCGAGGTACCCTATCCGGCGCTTGCAGGTACGCTCACGGGCATTGCGAGCCTGATTCCGGTTGTCGGCATGAAGATCGTCTACCTCCCACTGACGGCTATCGCGGCGCTCCCGGTGGTGATCGGTGGGGCAGATCAGGGACTCCTCGTCTACATCGTGGGCCTCCTGCTTGTCGCTGCCGTCGTCGTCGACACGATTCCGGACTTGGTGCTTCGACCGCTGCTCAGCGGGGAGAACACCCACGTCGGGCTGTTGATGCTGGCCTACACGCTTGGCCCGGTGGTACTGGGCTTCTACGGCCTCTTTTTCGCCCCTATCGTGCTGGTGGTCGGACTGACGTTTGCGGATACCGCCCTTCCCCAGTTGCTCGGCGCCGAAGAGGAGTCGGGGCTTTCGGCTGACCAGATGCGACTGACGGATTTCGGCGTCTCGCAGAAACGGAGCCTCTGGGACCGAGTCCGGAGAGGTGAGGCGTCTGTGCGGGACCGGATTTGA
- a CDS encoding MscS Mechanosensitive ion channel (PFAM: Mechanosensitive ion channel MscS~KEGG: hla:Hlac_1441 mechanosensitive ion channel): MAPLQLAEKLLVRVPNRIWLALAVFLLAVVLAWGVTKLNARLLRRARLPETIEGTAFERAARSIGTSTVAILAQLSGWFIVLLGTIVAISVAKPSYAEQFWSQTTGFLPSFFVAALVLIVGIVIGDKLELLLSDRLRSVKLPQVGIVPTVAKYSVFYVALVVALDQIGIATFALVVLLALYALALVIFGVVAGKELLRSAAAGIYLFLNEPYGIGDMVRIGDQRGVVQEIDMFVTHIESAGEEYIVPNNRVFAGGVVIIHDTDT, encoded by the coding sequence ATGGCCCCCCTACAGCTCGCGGAGAAACTGTTGGTGCGCGTGCCAAACCGAATCTGGCTCGCGCTCGCGGTGTTCTTGCTCGCGGTCGTGTTGGCCTGGGGCGTCACCAAACTGAACGCCCGACTACTCAGGCGCGCACGCCTGCCAGAGACCATCGAGGGGACCGCCTTCGAGCGGGCAGCCCGGAGCATCGGTACCTCGACGGTCGCCATCCTCGCACAGCTTTCGGGCTGGTTCATCGTGTTGCTCGGCACCATCGTCGCCATCTCGGTGGCCAAGCCGAGCTATGCCGAACAGTTCTGGTCACAGACCACCGGCTTCCTCCCTTCCTTCTTCGTCGCCGCGCTGGTCCTCATCGTCGGAATCGTCATCGGCGACAAACTCGAACTCCTGCTCTCAGACCGGCTGCGGAGCGTCAAACTCCCACAGGTCGGCATCGTCCCCACTGTCGCGAAATACAGCGTCTTCTACGTTGCGCTGGTGGTTGCGCTGGACCAGATCGGCATCGCGACGTTCGCGCTGGTCGTCCTGCTGGCGCTGTACGCGCTGGCGCTGGTCATCTTCGGCGTCGTCGCCGGGAAGGAACTGCTCAGATCCGCTGCCGCAGGCATCTACCTCTTTCTCAACGAGCCCTATGGCATCGGCGACATGGTACGAATCGGTGACCAACGTGGTGTCGTCCAGGAGATAGATATGTTCGTCACGCACATCGAGTCCGCAGGCGAGGAGTACATCGTCCCCAACAACCGGGTGTTCGCCGGCGGCGTCGTAATCATTCACGATACCGATACGTAG
- a CDS encoding galactoside O-acetyltransferase 3; maltose O-acetyltransferase 3 (KEGG: hla:Hlac_1294 galactoside O-acetyltransferase 3; maltose O-acetyltransferase 3) — MTIDDSRFDRLDRHPTTGPLNSLQYWTDAKSPVRVALNYVVIWLIRLSPSLRLKNWLLAQLGVDVGAGVSWGLEATPDVFWPERITLGADVIVGYDATLLCHEFLQEEYRLGDIQVGDRAMIGAGAIVLPGVDIGDDAQVAANSLVAEDVPPGETVAGVPAEPLERSD, encoded by the coding sequence ATGACCATCGACGACTCGCGGTTCGACCGGCTCGACCGGCACCCGACGACGGGGCCGCTGAACTCGCTCCAGTACTGGACCGACGCCAAATCGCCAGTACGGGTGGCGCTGAACTACGTCGTCATCTGGCTCATCCGACTCTCGCCCAGCTTGCGGCTGAAGAACTGGCTGCTCGCACAGTTGGGCGTGGATGTCGGCGCGGGCGTCTCCTGGGGGTTGGAGGCCACGCCCGACGTGTTCTGGCCCGAGCGCATCACGCTCGGTGCGGACGTCATCGTCGGCTACGACGCGACACTGCTCTGCCACGAGTTTCTGCAGGAGGAGTACCGACTCGGCGATATTCAGGTGGGGGACCGAGCGATGATCGGTGCCGGCGCCATCGTGCTTCCGGGCGTCGACATCGGTGACGACGCGCAGGTGGCCGCGAACTCGCTCGTCGCCGAGGATGTCCCGCCGGGCGAGACCGTTGCAGGCGTGCCAGCAGAACCGCTGGAAAGAAGCGACTGA
- a CDS encoding protein of unknown function UPF0058 (PFAM: Uncharacterised protein family UPF0058~KEGG: hsl:OE2811F hypothetical protein), translated as MKKQELIHLHGLLAEVRGAYDDSEELDCSKYEAFGVQPTSIHRSKTDHKTAVFKLAGGLTTSFEAEQVTQAAD; from the coding sequence ATGAAGAAACAGGAGCTCATTCATCTGCACGGTCTTCTCGCAGAGGTACGGGGAGCGTACGACGACTCCGAGGAACTCGACTGCAGCAAGTACGAGGCCTTCGGTGTGCAGCCGACATCCATCCACCGTTCGAAGACAGACCACAAAACAGCCGTGTTCAAGCTGGCCGGTGGGCTGACCACCTCCTTCGAAGCAGAGCAGGTCACCCAGGCCGCCGACTGA
- a CDS encoding Fructose-1,6-bisphosphatase class 1 (KEGG: hla:Hlac_2458 fructose-1,6-bisphosphatase~HAMAP: Fructose-1,6-bisphosphatase~PFAM: Fructose-1,6-bisphosphatase): MADPVDAVLETVAAVAPDVRAGLPGRRLSEAGVENPSGETVMAADVHADELFFEALSVVDGVGAYASEERESVADCGGEGGEDALAVAIDPLDGSSNLKSNNAMGTVVGLYDEPLPASGQSLVAAAYVLYGPITTMAVARNGSVSTYLVEGGAMETIEEGVTLPEEPVVYGFGGRRPEWTDGFTEYAESVESELKLRYGGAMIADVNQVLTYGGVFAYPALTTAANGKLRLQFEGAPIAKIIEAAGGASSDGEQSLLDVEPTELHQRVPVHVGNEAYIERLEATLS; encoded by the coding sequence ATGGCCGACCCCGTCGACGCGGTGCTCGAGACGGTGGCGGCGGTTGCGCCCGACGTGCGCGCTGGCCTTCCCGGTCGCCGGCTCTCGGAAGCGGGTGTCGAAAACCCCTCCGGCGAGACAGTGATGGCTGCCGACGTGCACGCTGACGAGCTGTTCTTCGAGGCGCTCTCTGTCGTTGACGGCGTGGGTGCCTACGCCAGCGAGGAACGCGAGTCGGTGGCCGACTGCGGCGGCGAGGGTGGCGAAGATGCACTCGCTGTCGCCATCGACCCGCTCGACGGCTCCTCGAATCTGAAGTCCAACAACGCGATGGGCACTGTCGTGGGCCTCTACGACGAGCCGCTTCCCGCCTCCGGGCAGAGCCTGGTCGCGGCCGCGTACGTGCTCTACGGGCCAATCACCACGATGGCGGTTGCTCGCAACGGGTCAGTCAGTACCTATCTCGTCGAGGGCGGTGCGATGGAGACTATCGAAGAGGGCGTGACCCTGCCCGAGGAGCCAGTCGTCTACGGCTTCGGCGGTCGCCGTCCCGAGTGGACGGATGGGTTCACCGAGTATGCCGAATCCGTCGAATCGGAGCTCAAACTCCGCTACGGCGGGGCGATGATCGCGGACGTGAATCAGGTGTTGACCTACGGCGGGGTGTTTGCCTACCCGGCGCTCACCACGGCAGCGAACGGAAAACTGCGGCTCCAGTTCGAAGGGGCGCCCATCGCGAAGATTATCGAGGCCGCCGGCGGCGCCTCCTCAGATGGCGAGCAGTCGTTACTCGACGTAGAGCCCACAGAACTCCACCAGCGCGTCCCGGTCCATGTCGGCAATGAGGCGTATATCGAGCGGTTGGAAGCGACACTCTCGTAG
- a CDS encoding Succinylglutamate desuccinylase/aspartoacylase (PFAM: Succinylglutamate desuccinylase/aspartoacylase~KEGG: hbo:Hbor_12910 deacylase): MSREGGDAFTYDGGSVHPGETAHIRYTVSETYLGDPVRMPVTIINGETDGPTCFLSAAVHGDELNGVAAVREIAHEWDHYDVAGTVVCLPVVNVPGFIAQERYLPVYDRDLNRAFPGNPDSTSSRRIAYDIWRNFIEPCDFGIDFHTSTRGRTNAFHVRADMADEGSARLAHAFGSNIIMDSEGSSGMLRYEATQNGTPTLTIEMGEAHRFQREFIDEAIQGVHSIFAEYGIEPDATVNFPGWRTIVEGWGEKTWVRADAGGIVEMRFDHGALVHEGDTICRITNPFKTDAIAVEAPFTGLLVGMLENPVVYPGNPICHIVEVDADTRRIIEDQQQHNLA; the protein is encoded by the coding sequence ATGTCACGCGAGGGCGGCGACGCCTTCACCTACGACGGCGGGAGTGTCCATCCGGGTGAAACCGCCCACATCCGCTACACGGTGAGCGAGACGTATCTTGGCGACCCGGTCCGGATGCCCGTCACGATCATCAACGGCGAGACGGACGGCCCGACTTGTTTCCTCTCGGCGGCGGTCCACGGCGACGAACTCAACGGCGTTGCGGCCGTCCGGGAGATCGCCCACGAATGGGACCACTACGACGTCGCCGGAACTGTCGTCTGTCTCCCGGTGGTCAACGTCCCTGGGTTCATCGCTCAGGAGCGCTATCTTCCCGTCTACGACCGAGACCTCAACCGAGCGTTCCCGGGCAACCCCGACAGCACGAGCTCCCGACGCATCGCCTACGACATCTGGCGGAACTTCATCGAGCCGTGCGATTTCGGCATCGACTTCCACACCTCCACCCGCGGGCGGACCAACGCCTTCCACGTCCGTGCGGATATGGCCGACGAGGGTTCGGCCCGCCTCGCACACGCGTTCGGATCCAACATCATCATGGACAGTGAGGGCTCCAGCGGGATGCTGCGCTATGAGGCGACCCAGAACGGCACGCCTACGCTCACCATCGAGATGGGGGAAGCCCATCGCTTCCAGCGCGAGTTCATCGACGAGGCGATTCAGGGCGTCCACAGCATCTTCGCGGAGTACGGTATCGAGCCGGACGCCACCGTGAACTTCCCCGGCTGGCGCACCATCGTCGAGGGGTGGGGCGAGAAGACGTGGGTCCGGGCCGACGCCGGCGGCATCGTCGAGATGCGATTCGACCACGGCGCGCTGGTCCACGAGGGGGACACCATCTGCCGCATCACCAACCCGTTCAAAACAGACGCCATCGCGGTGGAAGCGCCCTTCACGGGGCTGCTCGTCGGGATGCTCGAGAACCCGGTTGTCTATCCGGGCAACCCCATCTGTCACATTGTCGAAGTCGACGCGGATACCCGTCGCATCATCGAGGACCAACAGCAGCACAACCTGGCCTGA
- a CDS encoding protein of unknown function DUF151 (PFAM: Protein of unknown function DUF151~KEGG: hla:Hlac_0858 protein of unknown function DUF151), translating into MSNTAELEGIGTGRAAGGELVPAALLRARGEYLPIFVTDDQADAIRRGLENEPFERPLTHDLLAEMVAEFGGAFDRVRIDDLQDGTFYAKVDAQRYDEGEAQSLTFDARPSDAVAIAVRTECPIEIDDAVLDAAGRPGDELGVE; encoded by the coding sequence ATGAGCAACACCGCCGAACTCGAGGGAATCGGGACCGGGCGCGCCGCCGGCGGGGAGTTAGTGCCGGCCGCACTACTGCGGGCCCGCGGGGAGTATCTCCCCATCTTCGTCACCGACGACCAGGCTGACGCCATCCGTCGTGGCCTGGAGAACGAGCCCTTCGAGCGGCCGCTAACCCACGACCTGCTGGCGGAGATGGTTGCGGAGTTCGGCGGCGCGTTCGACCGAGTGCGTATCGACGACCTGCAGGACGGCACCTTCTACGCCAAAGTCGACGCCCAGCGGTACGACGAGGGCGAGGCCCAGTCGCTGACTTTCGACGCCCGGCCCAGCGACGCGGTCGCCATCGCAGTCCGGACAGAGTGCCCAATCGAAATCGACGACGCAGTTCTCGATGCCGCTGGACGCCCCGGCGACGAACTCGGCGTCGAGTGA
- a CDS encoding thioesterase superfamily protein (PFAM: Thioesterase superfamily~KEGG: hvo:HVO_1550 acyl-CoA thioester hydrolase) encodes MTEQSTLAESYTEMTELLLPNDTNNLGRALGGAVLHWMDIAGAISGMRFANKQVVTASMDHVDFISPIDLGEVAVVQAYVFNTGRSSIDVKVDVRAEDPREGEERKTTASFFTFVALDDDGRPTQVPDLVCPTEEEEALCEEAVQGRKQQFEDLVKRME; translated from the coding sequence ATGACCGAACAGTCGACGCTGGCAGAGTCCTACACCGAGATGACGGAACTCCTGTTGCCCAACGACACCAACAACCTCGGCCGTGCGCTCGGTGGGGCGGTGCTCCACTGGATGGACATCGCCGGCGCGATTTCGGGGATGCGCTTTGCCAACAAGCAGGTAGTGACGGCCTCGATGGACCACGTCGACTTCATCTCACCAATCGACCTGGGAGAGGTGGCGGTGGTGCAGGCCTACGTGTTCAACACGGGCCGCAGCAGCATCGACGTGAAGGTCGACGTGCGCGCCGAAGACCCACGAGAGGGCGAGGAGCGCAAGACGACGGCCTCGTTCTTCACGTTCGTCGCGCTCGACGACGACGGCCGGCCGACGCAAGTACCGGATCTCGTGTGTCCGACCGAAGAAGAGGAGGCGCTGTGTGAAGAGGCGGTTCAGGGGCGGAAACAGCAGTTTGAGGATTTAGTGAAGAGAATGGAGTAA